In Flavobacterium lacustre, a genomic segment contains:
- a CDS encoding aminotransferase class I/II-fold pyridoxal phosphate-dependent enzyme, whose protein sequence is MKVNQFPDRIIAVDAEEYLYFGGTSYLGLPVNTAFQQLLIKNIMQWGTAYGSSRSANVKLNAYENGETFLANYLKVEAVLTVSSGMLAGKLVMDKLVQQTNSFFHFPNVHPAITAPNSLPFFIGNQLNPRLLDSVIEKITILTDSVPSFQIQPIDLSFLELIPSNKEITLVIDESHSLGILGINGCGLFSSIQLSNIKRKIMVASLGKAFGLTGGVIASDSEFISQMMEVDTVVSSAGMNAAFVQTMADAAPIYSIQHQKLKANLNYIKAHLITSETVVFNPNYPVIYPEIEGINEVFKANNIIVTYFKYPTDSKVLNRIVITANHQKEDLDKIIALLNQNQF, encoded by the coding sequence ATGAAAGTTAACCAATTTCCGGATCGAATTATTGCTGTTGATGCTGAAGAGTATCTGTATTTTGGCGGAACATCTTATTTAGGATTGCCTGTAAATACAGCGTTTCAACAACTGCTCATCAAGAATATTATGCAATGGGGAACCGCTTACGGAAGTTCCAGAAGTGCTAATGTTAAACTCAATGCATATGAAAATGGAGAAACATTTCTGGCTAATTATCTTAAGGTAGAAGCAGTTTTAACGGTTTCTTCGGGTATGTTGGCAGGAAAATTAGTGATGGATAAATTGGTTCAGCAAACCAATAGTTTTTTTCATTTTCCAAATGTGCATCCGGCAATTACTGCGCCAAATAGTTTGCCTTTTTTCATCGGAAACCAATTAAATCCGCGATTATTAGATTCGGTTATTGAAAAAATTACAATTTTAACGGACAGCGTTCCCTCTTTTCAAATCCAGCCGATTGACTTATCTTTTTTGGAATTAATTCCTTCCAATAAAGAAATTACGTTGGTTATTGACGAATCGCATTCTCTCGGAATTCTTGGAATAAACGGTTGCGGATTGTTTTCAAGTATTCAACTTTCAAACATCAAGAGAAAAATTATGGTAGCTTCTTTAGGAAAAGCTTTTGGTTTGACGGGCGGTGTAATTGCAAGTGATTCAGAGTTTATTTCTCAAATGATGGAAGTAGATACTGTTGTTTCCAGTGCAGGAATGAATGCCGCTTTTGTACAAACTATGGCTGATGCAGCGCCTATTTACAGCATTCAGCATCAAAAGTTAAAAGCTAATTTAAACTATATTAAAGCGCATTTAATCACAAGTGAAACAGTAGTTTTCAATCCAAATTATCCTGTGATTTATCCTGAAATAGAAGGAATCAATGAAGTTTTTAAGGCCAATAACATTATTGTTACCTATTTTAAATATCCAACAGATTCCAAAGTTTTAAATCGGATTGTGATTACGGCAAATCATCAGAAAGAAGATTTAGACAAAATAATAGCCCTTTTGAACCAAAACCAATTCTAA
- a CDS encoding DUF1456 family protein — protein sequence MTNNDILKKLRVALMLRDDQIVEILELVDFRISKSELGAFFRAEDHENYMECGDQVLRNFLNGLVIHLRGTKENPKNPNDVLAKHKAEIPVKEGFAGRAEFKASPKDDEKARGDQKPSKSNSAAKKPFKKAAGKSTPKIQVVEKVRYSNGNKKKS from the coding sequence ATGACAAATAACGATATCCTGAAAAAACTTCGCGTTGCTTTAATGCTGCGTGACGATCAAATAGTTGAAATATTAGAATTGGTTGATTTTAGAATTTCAAAATCAGAATTAGGTGCTTTTTTCCGTGCCGAAGACCATGAAAATTACATGGAATGTGGCGATCAGGTATTGCGTAATTTCTTAAATGGATTAGTGATTCACTTGCGCGGAACGAAAGAAAATCCAAAAAATCCAAATGATGTTTTGGCGAAACACAAAGCAGAAATTCCCGTAAAAGAAGGATTCGCAGGAAGAGCGGAGTTCAAAGCATCACCAAAAGACGATGAAAAAGCAAGAGGAGATCAAAAGCCATCAAAATCAAATTCTGCTGCTAAAAAGCCGTTCAAAAAAGCAGCTGGTAAATCAACTCCAAAAATTCAAGTGGTGGAGAAAGTGAGATACAGCAACGGGAATAAGAAAAAATCCTAA
- a CDS encoding NAD(P)H-binding protein gives MKTALIIGSTGLIGAQLLQLLLGSQEYEKVITFVKRDAGIQHPKLIQYIIDFDKPETYQDFVKGDDFFCTIGTTIKKAGSKPAFKKVDFEYPKQFATIALHHKIKQFLIVSSLGADANSANFYLKTKGEIEAFLKQCTFESVTVLQPSLLLGNRTEFRLGEKIGTFFMKMTSFLFVGSLKKYKPIESEMVAKALFTIAQNNCKGFQIIESDAIQKIGNV, from the coding sequence TTGAAAACCGCTTTGATTATTGGTAGTACAGGACTTATTGGTGCTCAATTGTTGCAACTTCTATTAGGAAGTCAAGAGTACGAAAAAGTAATCACTTTCGTTAAAAGAGACGCCGGAATTCAACACCCGAAATTAATACAATACATCATTGATTTTGATAAACCGGAAACCTATCAAGATTTTGTAAAAGGAGACGATTTCTTTTGCACCATTGGGACAACCATAAAAAAAGCAGGAAGTAAACCGGCCTTTAAAAAAGTTGATTTTGAATATCCAAAACAATTTGCAACGATAGCTTTGCACCATAAAATCAAACAATTTCTGATTGTTTCTTCCCTTGGCGCAGATGCCAATTCGGCTAATTTTTATTTAAAAACAAAAGGAGAAATTGAAGCATTTCTAAAACAATGTACGTTCGAAAGTGTGACTGTATTACAACCGTCGTTGCTTTTAGGAAATCGCACAGAATTTAGATTAGGAGAAAAAATAGGTACTTTTTTCATGAAAATGACTTCTTTTTTATTTGTTGGAAGCTTGAAAAAATACAAACCAATTGAAAGTGAAATGGTTGCCAAAGCCCTTTTTACAATTGCACAAAACAACTGCAAAGGTTTCCAAATAATCGAATCTGATGCTATTCAGAAAATTGGAAATGTCTAG
- a CDS encoding M3 family metallopeptidase: protein MQIFPKMLLASTMLFFGAATKTQVINAQTNAVKMTNPLLQKSTLQYQAPPFNLIKDEHFKPAFDFALKVHDKEIEKIANNPAKPTFQNTVLALETSGVDLARATGIFYNLTGSNTNPKLQAIDEEYAPVFSAHNDKIYLNSQLYKRFKALNLNALKGEDQKLTQYYLQQFELAGANLSPADKEKMKKINEELASLGTLFGNKLLIARKNGAVLFDNATDLDGLSADEIAAAKAKATEAGKDGKYLIGLLNTTQQPLLQNLKNRAAREKIYKSSWYRAEKNDDGDTREVLEKMAKLRLQKANLMGKKSFAEWKLQDQMAQSPAPAMDLLAKIAAPAVAKAKVEAKEIQDLINAQNGGFQLEPWDWNFYSEQVRKAKYDLDESQIKPYFEITSVLENGVFFAAKEMYGITFKVREDLPVYHPDVKVYEVFDNNGKSIAIYYLDFYTRDNKSGGAWMSNFVSQSHYLKQKPVIVNVYNFSKPVNGNPSLISFDDVITLFHEFGHTLHGLFANQQYTTLSGTSVPRDYVEFPSQINEHAALDPTVLKNYAIHYQTKQVIPQELIDKIKKAETFNKGYQVTELLAAATLDMAWHSVEKESDFKPTLEFEKEALQKYGLLVNEVPTRYHTPYFAHIWSGGYSAGYYAYTWSKTLDYNAFDWMQANGGMTRANCERFRKYILSVGNSLDLNKAFKDFIGHDMQIEPYLRNSGLSAKE from the coding sequence ATGCAAATTTTTCCAAAAATGCTTCTGGCGAGCACCATGCTTTTTTTTGGTGCTGCTACAAAAACTCAAGTCATAAATGCACAAACTAACGCTGTTAAAATGACAAATCCTCTTTTGCAAAAAAGTACTTTACAGTACCAAGCACCACCATTTAATTTAATCAAAGACGAGCATTTTAAACCGGCTTTTGATTTTGCTTTAAAAGTTCATGATAAAGAAATAGAAAAAATAGCCAACAATCCAGCTAAACCAACGTTTCAAAATACGGTACTGGCATTAGAAACCAGTGGAGTAGATTTGGCCAGAGCCACAGGGATTTTTTATAATTTAACGGGTTCTAATACCAATCCAAAATTGCAGGCTATTGACGAAGAATACGCACCTGTTTTCTCTGCACATAATGATAAGATATATTTGAACAGCCAATTATACAAGCGTTTCAAGGCATTAAATCTAAATGCATTGAAAGGCGAAGATCAAAAATTAACACAGTATTATTTGCAACAGTTTGAATTAGCCGGAGCTAATTTATCGCCTGCGGATAAAGAAAAAATGAAAAAAATCAATGAAGAGTTGGCCAGTTTGGGAACGCTCTTTGGAAATAAATTATTAATCGCCCGCAAAAATGGCGCGGTTTTATTTGATAATGCAACGGATTTAGACGGTTTGAGTGCCGATGAAATTGCTGCTGCAAAAGCAAAAGCAACCGAAGCAGGGAAAGACGGAAAATATCTGATAGGCTTATTAAATACGACGCAACAACCGTTGTTGCAAAATTTAAAAAATAGAGCTGCGAGAGAAAAAATATACAAATCCTCTTGGTATCGTGCTGAAAAAAATGATGATGGTGACACAAGAGAAGTGTTAGAGAAAATGGCGAAATTACGTTTGCAAAAAGCGAATTTGATGGGGAAAAAGAGTTTTGCAGAATGGAAATTACAAGACCAAATGGCACAATCTCCAGCTCCTGCAATGGATTTATTAGCCAAAATTGCAGCTCCAGCAGTAGCCAAAGCAAAAGTGGAAGCCAAAGAAATTCAAGATTTAATAAATGCACAAAACGGAGGTTTTCAACTCGAACCTTGGGATTGGAATTTTTACTCAGAGCAGGTGCGTAAAGCAAAATATGATTTAGACGAAAGTCAAATAAAACCTTATTTTGAAATTACATCAGTTTTAGAAAATGGAGTATTTTTTGCTGCCAAAGAAATGTATGGTATCACATTCAAAGTTCGTGAAGATTTACCAGTGTATCATCCGGATGTAAAAGTCTATGAAGTATTTGATAATAATGGAAAATCAATTGCGATTTATTACTTAGATTTTTACACCAGAGATAATAAAAGTGGCGGTGCCTGGATGAGTAATTTTGTGAGTCAATCACATTATTTAAAACAAAAACCAGTCATTGTCAACGTATATAATTTCTCGAAACCAGTAAACGGAAACCCCTCATTAATCAGTTTTGATGATGTGATTACACTTTTTCATGAATTCGGACATACGTTACACGGTTTGTTTGCGAACCAACAATACACGACGCTTTCAGGGACTTCGGTACCGAGAGATTATGTTGAATTCCCTTCGCAAATCAATGAACATGCAGCTTTAGATCCAACAGTTTTAAAAAATTATGCGATTCATTACCAAACCAAACAAGTAATTCCGCAAGAGTTGATTGATAAAATAAAAAAGGCGGAAACCTTTAATAAAGGCTATCAGGTGACCGAATTATTAGCGGCTGCAACTTTAGATATGGCTTGGCACAGTGTAGAAAAGGAATCTGATTTTAAACCAACTTTAGAATTCGAAAAAGAAGCGCTTCAAAAATATGGCTTGTTGGTTAACGAAGTTCCTACCCGATACCATACGCCTTATTTTGCTCACATTTGGAGTGGTGGATATTCTGCCGGGTATTACGCTTATACTTGGTCCAAAACATTAGATTACAATGCTTTCGATTGGATGCAGGCTAATGGTGGTATGACCAGAGCCAATTGCGAACGTTTTAGAAAATACATTTTATCGGTAGGGAATAGTTTAGATTTAAACAAAGCCTTCAAAGATTTCATCGGACATGACATGCAAATTGAACCGTATTTGAGAAATTCAGGTTTGTCTGCAAAAGAATAA